In Candidatus Pelagibacter ubique HIMB140, a single window of DNA contains:
- a CDS encoding GspE/PulE family protein, with protein MPSINPEISIKISNLLKTSGKLSEANFNDAKKKYESNGKVPLGVLEYLINDNLVSEDDIVSAVSRNYALRKIILTEQSIKKDAIKKLPKDFIMENEMLPFELIGRILKIALFDPTKSTLAGKIKSMTGCNVELYVAKPSNLDQALKFKSVIEATQESASSTNAEAKKSPTSKPNLNVKVPNVKITQGENAVVEFVDKLLNESFFSGTSDIHIEIFRRGEARVRFRKDGVLQEQLQFKQFLMENYNAVITRLKIMSGCDISEKRLPQDGKLQFKNPQPKNEDDVDIDVRFSVIPAKEGERVVMRLLAAGPDLGLEQIGLDKEDYDNLVTAITAPQGMVLVTGPTGSGKSTTLYGCIKKINNPGTNIMTAEDPVEFYLKGVGQIQANNEIGLTFEAILKSFLRQDPEVILVGEIRDKSTVDIAIKAALTGHLLLSTLHTNDAVSTVVRLVNMGVPSFMVASALSLIVAQRLARKNCSSCTVDDEKATKESLLQLGFKEEDLNTFTPKMGAGCAECNNTGYKGRQGIYEVLKKTPNLEAAILRDARGDEMLEVAIKDGFKTMQVIGRNFIKKGILSVEEYSRILVV; from the coding sequence ATGCCTTCAATTAATCCTGAAATTAGTATTAAGATTTCCAACCTTCTAAAAACTAGTGGGAAATTATCTGAGGCCAACTTTAATGATGCTAAAAAAAAATATGAAAGTAACGGTAAGGTACCTCTTGGTGTTTTGGAATATTTAATCAATGATAACTTGGTTAGTGAAGATGATATTGTTTCAGCCGTATCAAGAAACTATGCTTTACGTAAAATAATTTTAACTGAGCAAAGTATTAAAAAAGATGCTATAAAAAAACTTCCAAAAGATTTTATAATGGAAAATGAAATGCTTCCATTTGAACTAATTGGGAGAATTTTAAAAATTGCTTTATTTGATCCAACTAAATCTACCCTAGCAGGTAAAATTAAAAGTATGACAGGATGCAATGTTGAATTGTATGTTGCAAAACCATCTAACTTAGATCAAGCACTAAAATTTAAATCTGTAATAGAAGCAACACAAGAATCTGCATCATCAACAAATGCTGAAGCTAAAAAATCACCAACTTCAAAACCAAATTTAAACGTAAAAGTTCCAAATGTTAAAATTACACAAGGTGAAAATGCTGTTGTAGAATTTGTTGATAAACTTTTAAATGAATCTTTTTTTAGTGGTACCAGTGATATTCATATTGAAATTTTTAGAAGAGGTGAAGCAAGAGTTAGATTTAGAAAAGATGGTGTTCTCCAAGAACAATTACAATTCAAACAATTTTTGATGGAGAATTACAATGCAGTAATTACTAGATTAAAAATTATGTCTGGTTGTGATATTTCAGAAAAAAGACTTCCTCAAGATGGAAAACTTCAATTTAAAAATCCACAACCAAAAAATGAAGATGATGTAGATATAGACGTTAGATTTTCAGTTATTCCAGCAAAAGAAGGTGAAAGAGTGGTTATGCGTTTACTTGCTGCTGGACCTGATCTTGGATTAGAACAAATAGGTCTTGATAAAGAGGATTATGATAATTTAGTTACCGCGATAACAGCTCCTCAAGGAATGGTTTTGGTAACAGGGCCAACAGGAAGTGGTAAAAGTACAACTCTTTATGGATGTATTAAAAAAATAAATAATCCTGGAACAAATATAATGACTGCTGAAGACCCAGTTGAGTTTTATTTGAAAGGTGTTGGTCAAATCCAAGCTAATAACGAAATTGGTTTAACATTTGAAGCGATATTAAAATCCTTTTTAAGGCAAGACCCCGAGGTAATTCTAGTTGGAGAGATAAGAGATAAATCTACCGTAGATATTGCAATTAAAGCAGCTTTAACTGGACACTTGTTATTAAGTACTCTTCACACAAATGATGCAGTTTCTACAGTTGTAAGATTAGTTAACATGGGTGTTCCAAGTTTCATGGTTGCATCAGCATTAAGTTTGATTGTTGCGCAAAGATTGGCGAGAAAAAATTGTTCGTCTTGTACTGTTGATGACGAAAAAGCAACTAAAGAAAGTTTATTACAACTTGGATTTAAAGAAGAAGACCTAAATACTTTTACCCCCAAAATGGGCGCAGGATGTGCTGAATGTAATAATACTGGATACAAAGGTAGACAAGGAATTTATGAAGTATTAAAAAAAACTCCCAACTTAGAAGCTGCAATCTTAAGAGATGCTAGAGGAGATGAGATGCTTGAAGTGGCTATCAAGGATGGTTTTAAAACTATGCAAGTTATAGGCAGAAATTTTATAAAAAAAGGTATATTGTCTGTTGAAGAATATTCTAGAATTTTAGTAGTTTAA
- a CDS encoding LysM peptidoglycan-binding domain-containing protein, whose product MLFRYILTIIIVLFHSNSHSDPFTNEIGIIREPEVVEIKIEETVESETDLVIEEETVEIELAEEIFNNTEDVTEVVEAEPKETEIVTVLNIDPIVAYSLRDYLLKGVALSKESDHQFQRAKIKKIDRAKTPTTHTISENDTIEKIAFRYGFSLREIEIANAIYPGSRKLVTGDKVVIPNRFHIVKEGQNLNSIAERYNLSSTQLASYNNLDDENIILIGDKLLLPFFIHVTNENETIADIAGRYEREISELIEFNAFEKNTVILNENQLVKIPIYTNENISYENLDKKSINDFQIDRKNLAIIEISNSEFMVREGDRIGNRDGVIVSIEKNRMIVLEDNIEYEFLINTPIVGMAIASLPQSNTDDLINDDVNNNDDTNLENQTENNDNNNDNESETVTNVEDLFN is encoded by the coding sequence ATGTTATTTAGATATATATTAACTATCATCATTGTATTGTTTCACAGCAATTCTCATAGTGATCCGTTTACTAATGAAATTGGCATCATAAGAGAACCAGAAGTTGTAGAAATTAAAATTGAAGAAACAGTTGAATCTGAGACAGACTTAGTGATCGAGGAAGAAACTGTTGAAATAGAATTAGCAGAAGAAATATTTAATAATACAGAAGATGTAACTGAAGTTGTTGAAGCCGAACCTAAAGAAACAGAAATTGTTACAGTTTTAAATATAGATCCGATTGTTGCATATTCATTAAGGGACTATTTATTGAAAGGAGTAGCTTTAAGTAAAGAGTCTGATCATCAATTTCAAAGAGCTAAAATCAAAAAAATTGATAGAGCAAAAACTCCTACTACTCACACAATATCCGAAAATGATACAATCGAGAAAATTGCTTTTAGATACGGGTTTTCATTAAGAGAAATAGAAATTGCAAATGCAATTTATCCTGGATCAAGAAAATTAGTAACTGGTGATAAAGTTGTTATACCTAATAGATTTCACATCGTAAAAGAGGGTCAAAACTTAAATTCAATCGCTGAAAGATATAATTTAAGCTCAACACAACTTGCTTCTTACAATAATTTAGATGATGAAAATATTATTTTAATTGGTGACAAATTATTATTACCTTTCTTTATTCACGTAACAAATGAAAATGAAACAATAGCTGATATTGCCGGTAGATATGAAAGAGAAATAAGTGAATTAATTGAATTTAATGCTTTTGAAAAAAACACAGTTATATTAAACGAAAATCAATTAGTAAAAATTCCAATTTATACAAATGAAAATATTTCTTATGAAAACTTAGATAAGAAAAGTATTAATGATTTTCAAATAGATAGAAAGAACCTTGCAATCATAGAAATAAGTAATAGTGAATTTATGGTTAGAGAAGGAGACAGAATAGGAAATAGAGACGGTGTAATAGTTTCAATTGAAAAAAATAGAATGATTGTTTTAGAGGATAATATTGAATATGAATTTTTAATTAATACCCCAATTGTGGGAATGGCAATTGCATCTTTACCTCAATCAAATACTGATGATTTAATCAATGATGATGTAAATAATAATGATGATACAAATTTAGAAAATCAAACAGAAAATAATGATAACAATAATGATAATGAAAGTGAAACCGTAACTAATGTTGAGGATTTATTTAATTAA
- a CDS encoding secretin N-terminal domain-containing protein, with amino-acid sequence MNNFIRLFLVLSLSLLLASCSSSKRPKMAYDQKDKGAVQEIESFNVKASAENFRKTAEQFNQDSNEILNKNKKEEKLVRRISLTEGKTQEKKSLKLIDRNLKIKNLEDTEVSLKLNNMNIRSALKLFAGLVQRNIIIGNEVNGEITIDFENIKWGSAVYAILDINSLIMTVDEDSGLLRVHTKEFFAELEKSKIDSTIEENNNLASLEIGGSVSNEGDSNEPMITEIFKVFYQSSTDLVESLGEIMGEAEGFTMVDDEKNNQIVITGTYAQLNQAENILNKIDLEKKQVMIEAYIVNATDGFNKNFSANIDALNAQATKNGSDRITFAGIDTNPSNTTSVTPVADSSPEAISNADLSDAVNLAGGAFLLGNIGMTKIKAVITASVKDSNTETVSNPKLFAMDGESATLTQGTTLLKVIPASGDVAGSTVEIPQNLSITVTPEIVGESRVKIELTLANDAPGEDAGDDVVTNEESLTSVVQINAGDVAVLGGVYKNTRENSETYVPFFSKIPLLGALFRQTTDKDDKTQLLIFLSANVV; translated from the coding sequence ATGAATAATTTTATTAGATTATTTTTGGTGTTATCACTTTCTTTACTGTTGGCTAGTTGCAGTAGTTCGAAAAGACCTAAAATGGCTTATGACCAAAAGGATAAAGGGGCTGTTCAAGAAATTGAGTCTTTCAACGTAAAAGCTAGTGCAGAAAATTTCAGAAAAACTGCAGAGCAATTTAATCAAGACTCAAATGAAATTTTAAATAAAAATAAAAAAGAAGAAAAGCTAGTAAGAAGAATCTCTCTAACAGAGGGTAAAACACAAGAAAAAAAATCACTAAAACTAATTGATAGAAATTTAAAAATTAAAAATTTAGAAGATACTGAAGTAAGTTTAAAGCTTAACAACATGAATATAAGATCAGCTTTAAAATTATTTGCTGGATTGGTTCAAAGAAACATAATCATAGGTAATGAAGTTAATGGTGAAATAACTATAGATTTTGAAAATATTAAATGGGGCTCTGCTGTTTATGCCATACTAGATATTAATAGTTTAATAATGACAGTTGATGAAGATTCTGGATTATTGAGAGTTCATACAAAAGAATTTTTTGCGGAATTAGAAAAATCTAAAATAGATAGCACAATAGAAGAAAATAATAATTTAGCTTCTTTAGAAATTGGTGGTTCTGTATCGAATGAAGGAGATAGCAATGAGCCTATGATTACAGAAATATTTAAGGTTTTCTATCAAAGCTCAACAGATCTAGTAGAATCTCTTGGAGAGATAATGGGCGAAGCAGAAGGTTTTACAATGGTAGATGATGAAAAAAATAATCAAATTGTAATCACAGGAACTTATGCACAGCTAAATCAAGCAGAGAATATTTTGAATAAAATTGATTTAGAAAAGAAACAAGTAATGATTGAAGCTTATATTGTAAATGCAACTGATGGCTTTAACAAAAACTTTAGTGCAAACATTGATGCATTGAATGCCCAAGCAACTAAAAACGGAAGTGATAGAATAACTTTTGCAGGAATTGATACAAATCCTAGTAACACAACTTCAGTAACACCTGTTGCTGACTCGAGTCCTGAGGCTATATCAAATGCAGATTTATCAGACGCAGTCAATTTGGCAGGAGGAGCATTTTTGCTAGGAAATATAGGAATGACAAAGATCAAAGCTGTAATCACAGCATCAGTAAAAGATTCTAATACTGAAACAGTCTCAAATCCAAAACTATTTGCAATGGATGGTGAGTCTGCAACTCTTACTCAAGGTACAACTCTGTTAAAAGTAATTCCAGCTTCTGGTGATGTTGCAGGTTCCACAGTAGAAATTCCACAAAATTTAAGCATCACGGTAACCCCAGAAATTGTAGGAGAAAGTAGAGTAAAAATTGAATTAACACTTGCGAATGATGCACCAGGTGAAGACGCAGGTGACGACGTTGTAACGAACGAGGAATCACTTACTTCTGTAGTTCAAATTAATGCAGGAGATGTAGCTGTGCTTGGGGGTGTTTATAAAAATACTAGAGAAAATAGTGAAACTTATGTGCCGTTCTTTTCAAAAATTCCACTACTAGGAGCATTATTTAGACAAACTACTGATAAAGACGATAAAACTCAACTGTTGATATTCTTAAGTGCAAATGTTGTATAA